The genomic region GCTACCAACTCAGGTGCGATTACCGGGCCGACCCGAAGTGGTGCCTCCGTCGTGCTAGTGTCACCATAACGGCCACCAACTTTTGTCCTTCCAACAACAACGGAGGGTGGTGCAATCCCCCTCATCACCATTTCGACATGTCATTGCCTGCCTTCCTTCGCATCGCTCGCCACGGGGATGAAGGTATTGTTCCGGTCCTTTATCGGAGGTACGATTAACATTTTTGCATACCATTACCAATAATCTTAATAAGATTgtgcttttaaaatttgttttttcattatttgattttCGAAGGGTGCCATGCAAGAGGAGAGGCGGAGTCCGGTTCACCTTGAAAGGGCAATCGAGTTTCAACATGGTGATGATCACGAACGTCGGTGGCAGCGGCAACGTGAAGGCGGCATGGATAAGGGGGTCGAGAACCAGAACATGGCTGCCTATGAATAGGAATTGGGGTGCAAATTGGCAAAGCAGCATTGATCTAAGAAACCAAAGACTGTCTTTTAAGCTCACTTTGGTGGATGGCAAAACATTGGAATTTCTCAATGTTGTCCCTTCGACGT from Gossypium raimondii isolate GPD5lz chromosome 1, ASM2569854v1, whole genome shotgun sequence harbors:
- the LOC105787177 gene encoding expansin-A12, whose product is MGPFIIPFVKVWLLFFIVGTIFGAVNGWFNAHATFYGADQSPFSLGGACGYDNTLHAGFGANTAALSGALFRDGEACGACYQLRCDYRADPKWCLRRASVTITATNFCPSNNNGGWCNPPHHHFDMSLPAFLRIARHGDEGIVPVLYRRVPCKRRGGVRFTLKGQSSFNMVMITNVGGSGNVKAAWIRGSRTRTWLPMNRNWGANWQSSIDLRNQRLSFKLTLVDGKTLEFLNVVPSTWKFGQTFASIRQFF